A genomic stretch from Shewanella woodyi ATCC 51908 includes:
- the sucA gene encoding 2-oxoglutarate dehydrogenase E1 component, producing the protein MHQGIMKAWLESSHLSGANSTYVEEMYEAYQEDPQSVAADWQAVFDNLPYANGASKDVPEAAHSKVRDYFRSLALEGRQKGSARVTDPEVDAKQVKVLQMINAHRFRGHQNANLDPLELWKRDQVSELDPAFHGLTSEDMQREFNTGSFAHGGDTMKLGDLIKALKATYCGSIGSEYMHITDTDEKRWIQQRLEPSLGRANYDKPAKTRILAGLNAAEGMEKYLGAKFPGAKRFSLEGGDALVPMMREILYRAGEAGTKEVVVGMAHRGRLNLLVNILGKKPSELFDEFAGKHSDAINGSGDVKYHQGFSSDFKTPGGNVHLALAFNPSHLEIVNPVVMGSVRARQDRRGCDSGLQVLPITIHGDSAITGQGIVQETFNMSQTRGFKVGGSIRIVINNQVGFTTSNTEDVRSTEYCTDIAKMVQAPIFHVNADDPEAVAFVSQLAVDYRNEFKRDVVIELVCYRRHGHNEADEPSATQPLMYAKIKKHPTPRKIYADRLIAESTLAADEVTSMINDYRDALDHGDCVVEEWRPMTLHSVDWSPYINKEWDDAYEGQMSMERIKNLAEKISYVPENHKLQSRVAKIYKDRVLMASGEKLLDWGFAETLAYASIVEDKQRIRITGQDSGRGTFFHRHAVLHNQNDATAYMPLRNIADEQGPIDITDSVLSEASVLAFEYGYATAEPGGLTLWEAQFGDFANCAQVVIDQFLSSGEQKWGRLCGLTMLLPHGYEGQGPEHSSARLERFLQLCANHNMQVCVPSTPAQVYHMLRRQVVRPMRRPLVVMSPKSLLRHPLAVSSMEELAEGTFQNVIPEVESLDNSKVDRVVFCSGKVYFELLEKRRKENVTNVALVRLEQLYPFPHEDMDSLLAEYQHVKDFVWCQEEPQNQGAWYCSQHHFWTSIPAGAKLTYAGREASAAPACGYPSLHAKEQESLINSALKL; encoded by the coding sequence ATGCACCAAGGCATCATGAAAGCCTGGCTCGAATCATCACATCTAAGTGGTGCTAATTCGACCTATGTAGAAGAGATGTATGAAGCCTATCAAGAAGACCCTCAGTCTGTTGCAGCAGACTGGCAAGCGGTGTTTGATAACCTCCCTTACGCGAACGGTGCATCAAAAGATGTTCCGGAAGCAGCCCACTCTAAAGTACGTGATTATTTTCGTAGTTTAGCGTTAGAAGGTCGTCAGAAGGGCTCAGCCCGTGTGACAGATCCTGAAGTCGATGCTAAGCAAGTTAAAGTCCTGCAGATGATTAACGCCCACCGTTTCCGTGGTCACCAGAATGCGAATCTGGACCCATTGGAGCTTTGGAAGCGTGATCAAGTTTCTGAGCTGGACCCAGCCTTCCACGGTTTAACTAGCGAAGATATGCAGCGTGAATTCAATACCGGTTCATTTGCTCATGGTGGTGACACTATGAAGCTTGGTGATCTGATTAAAGCCTTGAAGGCCACCTATTGTGGTTCAATTGGCTCTGAATACATGCATATTACTGATACCGATGAGAAACGCTGGATACAGCAAAGGTTAGAGCCTTCTTTAGGTAGAGCTAATTACGATAAACCCGCTAAAACTCGTATCTTGGCAGGCTTAAATGCCGCTGAAGGTATGGAGAAGTACCTAGGGGCTAAGTTCCCTGGCGCTAAGCGTTTCTCACTGGAAGGTGGTGATGCGTTAGTGCCTATGATGCGAGAGATTTTATATCGCGCAGGTGAAGCTGGCACTAAAGAGGTTGTGGTGGGCATGGCTCACCGTGGTCGCTTAAACTTGCTTGTGAATATCCTAGGTAAAAAGCCCTCTGAGTTGTTTGACGAGTTCGCTGGTAAACACAGCGATGCGATCAATGGCTCTGGTGATGTTAAGTATCACCAAGGTTTCTCATCTGATTTTAAAACACCTGGCGGTAACGTCCACTTAGCCCTCGCGTTTAACCCATCTCATCTTGAGATTGTTAACCCTGTGGTTATGGGCTCAGTTCGTGCTCGTCAAGACCGCCGTGGTTGTGATAGTGGCTTACAAGTTCTGCCTATTACCATTCATGGTGATTCGGCGATTACTGGTCAAGGTATCGTACAAGAGACATTTAACATGTCTCAGACTCGTGGTTTTAAAGTGGGCGGTAGCATTCGAATTGTTATCAATAACCAGGTTGGTTTCACCACTTCAAACACAGAAGATGTGCGCTCTACTGAGTATTGTACTGATATTGCTAAGATGGTTCAGGCACCGATATTCCACGTGAATGCTGATGATCCTGAAGCAGTTGCTTTTGTTTCTCAACTTGCCGTTGATTACCGAAATGAGTTTAAACGTGATGTGGTGATCGAGCTTGTGTGTTATCGCCGTCATGGCCATAACGAAGCCGATGAGCCTAGTGCAACTCAGCCATTGATGTATGCAAAAATTAAGAAGCATCCAACGCCACGTAAAATCTACGCTGATCGTTTGATTGCTGAAAGCACCCTTGCAGCCGATGAAGTTACTTCGATGATCAATGATTATCGTGACGCGCTTGATCACGGTGATTGTGTTGTTGAAGAGTGGCGTCCTATGACACTGCACTCTGTTGATTGGTCTCCCTATATCAATAAAGAGTGGGATGATGCCTATGAAGGGCAGATGTCTATGGAGCGTATCAAGAACTTAGCTGAGAAGATCAGCTACGTACCTGAAAACCATAAACTGCAATCTCGTGTGGCTAAGATCTACAAAGATCGTGTCTTAATGGCAAGTGGTGAAAAATTGCTCGACTGGGGTTTTGCTGAAACCTTAGCCTATGCATCTATTGTCGAAGATAAGCAGCGTATCCGCATTACCGGTCAAGATTCTGGTCGTGGTACCTTCTTCCATCGTCATGCTGTTTTGCATAATCAAAACGATGCAACGGCGTATATGCCACTGCGTAACATTGCCGATGAACAAGGCCCTATTGATATTACTGATTCAGTATTATCTGAAGCGTCGGTGTTAGCATTTGAATATGGCTATGCAACAGCAGAGCCAGGTGGATTGACTCTATGGGAAGCACAATTTGGTGATTTTGCCAACTGTGCCCAAGTGGTTATCGATCAGTTCCTCTCCTCTGGTGAGCAGAAGTGGGGTCGCTTATGTGGTCTGACAATGCTACTGCCTCACGGCTATGAAGGACAGGGACCAGAGCATTCAAGTGCCAGATTAGAGCGCTTCCTACAGCTTTGTGCTAACCACAATATGCAGGTATGTGTGCCATCAACTCCAGCTCAGGTTTACCACATGCTACGTCGTCAGGTTGTTAGACCTATGCGACGTCCATTGGTTGTGATGTCTCCTAAATCACTCTTGCGTCATCCATTAGCGGTATCGTCAATGGAGGAGCTTGCAGAAGGGACATTCCAAAATGTGATCCCTGAAGTTGAAAGCTTAGACAACAGTAAGGTTGACAGAGTTGTGTTCTGTAGCGGTAAGGTGTATTTCGAGTTGCTTGAAAAGCGACGTAAAGAGAATGTCACTAACGTTGCTCTGGTTCGTTTGGAGCAGCTTTACCCATTCCCGCATGAAGACATGGACTCTCTTTTAGCTGAATATCAGCATGTTAAAGATTTTGTTTGGTGTCAGGAAGAGCCTCAAAACCAAGGTGCTTGGTACTGTAGTCAACACCATTTCTGGACATCGATTCCAGCGGGTGCAAAGTTAACCTATGCCGGTCGTGAAGCATCAGCTGCACCCGCTTGTGGTTATCCATCACTGCATGCCAAAGAGCAAGAATCTTTGATTAATAGCGCATTAAAACTGTAG
- the odhB gene encoding 2-oxoglutarate dehydrogenase complex dihydrolipoyllysine-residue succinyltransferase → MSIEIKVPVLPESVADATIATWHVQPGEQVTRDQNLVDIETDKVVLEVVAPEDGSIAEFLANEGDTVLGEAVIAKFTAGAVAGQEVTKAEAEATTPEAADDTNDALSPSVRRLLGEHGLEASQVKGTGAGGRITKEDVEAFVKSKSAAPAPTASAQVDVAPLAERSEKRVPMSRLRKTIANRLLEAKNSTAMLTTFNEVNMKPIMDIRKQYQEVFEKRHGIRLGFMSFYIKAVTEALKRFPEVNASIDGDDIVYHNYFDISIAVSTPRGLVTPVLRDTDTMSLADIERNVRELAIKGRDGKLTVDDMTGGNFTVTNGGVFGSLMSTPILNLPQSAILGMHAIKDRPMAVNGQVEILPMMYLALSYDHRIIDGRESVGYLVAIKDFLEDPTRLLLDL, encoded by the coding sequence ATGAGTATCGAAATTAAGGTACCCGTACTACCAGAATCTGTTGCTGATGCAACTATTGCTACTTGGCATGTTCAGCCTGGTGAACAAGTAACACGTGATCAAAACCTTGTTGATATTGAAACTGACAAGGTTGTACTTGAAGTGGTTGCCCCTGAAGATGGATCGATTGCTGAATTTCTAGCAAACGAAGGCGACACTGTTCTTGGTGAAGCTGTCATCGCTAAGTTCACTGCTGGCGCTGTTGCTGGTCAAGAAGTGACGAAAGCGGAAGCTGAGGCCACCACACCTGAAGCTGCTGATGACACCAATGATGCTCTAAGCCCATCTGTTCGCCGTTTACTGGGTGAACATGGTCTTGAAGCAAGTCAAGTTAAAGGCACTGGTGCTGGCGGTCGAATTACAAAAGAAGATGTTGAAGCGTTTGTGAAGAGCAAGTCAGCAGCTCCTGCACCGACGGCTAGTGCACAGGTAGATGTTGCACCATTAGCTGAGCGTAGCGAGAAGCGTGTACCTATGTCACGTCTTCGTAAGACAATTGCAAACCGTCTACTTGAAGCTAAAAACTCTACAGCTATGTTGACGACATTTAATGAAGTTAACATGAAGCCAATCATGGATATCCGTAAGCAGTATCAAGAGGTTTTTGAGAAGCGTCATGGGATCCGTTTAGGTTTTATGTCTTTCTACATTAAAGCGGTAACGGAAGCGTTGAAGCGTTTCCCTGAAGTGAACGCTTCTATAGATGGTGATGATATTGTTTATCACAACTACTTTGATATCAGCATTGCGGTGTCAACGCCACGTGGTCTTGTGACACCTGTTCTTCGTGATACAGACACCATGAGCCTTGCAGATATCGAGCGTAATGTTCGTGAACTTGCAATTAAAGGTCGTGACGGTAAGTTGACTGTTGATGATATGACTGGCGGTAACTTCACTGTGACTAATGGCGGTGTATTTGGTTCACTCATGTCCACCCCAATTCTTAATCTGCCACAAAGTGCAATCCTTGGTATGCATGCCATCAAGGATCGCCCAATGGCAGTGAATGGGCAGGTTGAAATCCTACCTATGATGTACCTAGCATTATCTTACGATCACCGTATTATCGATGGTCGTGAGTCAGTTGGTTACTTGGTTGCCATTAAGGACTTCCTCG